One window from the genome of Clupea harengus chromosome 19, Ch_v2.0.2, whole genome shotgun sequence encodes:
- the LOC116224946 gene encoding uncharacterized protein LOC116224946 has translation MASAGLLFLLMMSSSLLLSSLGDPSLSSQPGAHSLQKRGKKTERFFTAVDYIEKVGKAVGPFIGLIPVAGPYMNLIFHFAAAASLANPRDETELIKKEFENLNVKLDKQQLETKWDIWATSYYAYEKKFVVAWEALKNHLIECTNSDKEKRDTLEKNFKKNYEFIARDTKEMLQAFKKKDNKVSFGTEFGGLLSAHVRCHEKKIKDFTMLIYSLVHKANTVSHFIYGLKKIDRVSELAENAYDSAVVMFDIHKKCISDADKYIKLDIQEQITKIEQKKKPLAKTIRLFLEKMFDRYNWIVVAFQNPKHEKQTYRNTHFLSETFIEVKTVGITVAAARQVKGAHTKADKVKKAIEKCITKKTKCHEVIEQLSNCKEYVDKIPLKETYSAVHAFKNKNAGSVAAKDAEEAEEAEEAPEDDIDSDNPSDNPSDNPSANPSANPSANPPDNPETPYIYIGTCTKYLIGKMKNLFKVGHFGVLIKSDEEMEKKSPCTKIDCGRKGKCVLLKNTFVAVCECEKGHYGENCEETIEGYKEHILKEMPKN, from the coding sequence ATGGCGTCTGCTGGCCTGCTGTTCCTGCTGATGATGtcgtcctccctcctcctctccagcctgGGTGATCCGTCGCTCTCCAGCCAGCCGGGCGCCCACTCTCTACAGAAGAGGGGCAAAAAGACAGAGCGTTTCTTTACTGCTGTAGATTACATTGAGAAGGTTGGAAAGGCAGTGGGACCTTTTATTGGGCTCATACCGGTTGCTGGACCTTATATGAATCTTATTTTTCATTTTGCAGCAGCAGCTTCGTTAGCCAATCCTagagatgaaactgaattgatCAAGAAAGAATTtgaaaatctaaatgtaaagctTGACAAACAACAACTGGAGACTAAATGGGATATCTGGGCAACCAGTTACTATGCATATGAGAAGAAATTCGTGGTAGCCTGGGAGGCTTTAAAAAATCATCTGATTGAGTGTACTAActcagacaaagaaaaaagggaTACTCTTGAAAAGAATTTCAAAAAAAACTATGAGTTTATTGCACGCGACACTAAAGAGATGCTTCAagcttttaaaaagaaagataaCAAAGTTTCTTTCGGGACTGAGTTTGGAGGACTACTGAGTGCCCATGTTAGATGTCATGAAAAGAAGATCAAAGACTTCACTATGCTGATTTATAGTCTTGTACACAAGGCCAACACCGTCAGTCATTTCATATATGGCCTCAAAAAGATTGACCGAGTAAGTGAGCTAGCTGAAAACGCATATGATTCTGCAGTAGTAATGTTCGACATTCACAAAAAATGCATTTCTGATGCTGATAAATACATTAAACTGGACATTCAGGAGCAGATTACTAAAAtcgaacaaaaaaagaaaccattAGCAAAGACAATCAGGTTGTTTTTGGAAAAAATGTTTGACAGGTATAACTGGATAGTTGTTGCCTTCCAAAACCCCAAACATGAAAAGCAAACGTATCGAAACACTCACTTTTTATCTGAAACATTTATTGAGGTGAAAACAGTGGGCATTACTGTGGCTGCAGCCAGACAGGTCAAAGGGGCTCACACCAAGGCTGATAAGGTAAAAAAAGCCATAGAGAAGTGCAttaccaaaaaaacaaagtgtCATGAAGTTATAGAGCAGCTCAGCAACTGTAAGGAATATGTGGATAAAATTCCACTAAAAGAGACTTATTCAGCCGTTCAtgcctttaaaaacaaaaacgcTGGCAGTGTAGCTGCGAAGGAtgcagaagaagcagaagaagcagaagaagcacCAGAGGATGACATAGACTCTGATAACCCCTCTGATAACCCCTCTGATAACCCATCTGCTAACCCATCTGCTAACCCATCTGCTAACCCACCTGATAACCCTGAAACACCCTACATTTATATAGGAACGTGTACAAAATACTTAATAGGAAAAATGAAAAATTTGTTTAAGGTTGGACACTTTGGAGTTCTGATTAAAAGTGAtgaagagatggaaaaaaagtcTCCTTGCACCAAAATTGACTGTGGTAGAAAAGGCAAATGTGTTCTTTTGAAAAACACGTTCgtagcagtgtgtgagtgtgagaaagggCACTACGGAGAGAACTGTGAGGAGACCATAGAAGGTTACAAGGAACACATACTTAAAGAAATGCCAAAAAACTGA